One genomic region from Mycobacterium basiliense encodes:
- a CDS encoding SDR family NAD(P)-dependent oxidoreductase, with product MSWNTFHTTTPTTDNHHIVIWEYPPTTTTPPVESVYHATHTALNTVQQWLNSTQSHPTTTLVIVTHHAVGLPDEDTTDLAAAALWGLIRSAQNEHPGQIVLIDTDTTDHTNTDWANLINTTEPQLLIRNHTTYAPRLTPVQSTERPNTSTALDPAGTVLITGGTGMVGTVLARHLITTYGVGHVVLVSRSGDSAPGSTALVASLHQAGATRVEVLACDVADPDALTQLMTQLDQHWPPLTGVIHAAALLDDAVITSLTPPTPQHSVSRQSRRRMESASSNP from the coding sequence ATGTCCTGGAACACCTTCCACACCACCACCCCCACCACCGACAACCACCACATCGTCATCTGGGAATACCCACCCACCACCACCACACCACCAGTGGAATCGGTCTACCACGCCACCCACACCGCACTAAACACCGTCCAACAATGGCTTAACTCAACACAATCCCACCCCACCACCACACTGGTAATAGTGACCCACCACGCAGTGGGACTACCCGACGAGGACACCACCGACCTCGCCGCAGCCGCACTATGGGGCCTCATCCGCTCCGCCCAAAACGAACACCCCGGCCAAATCGTGTTGATCGACACCGACACCACCGACCACACCAACACCGACTGGGCCAACCTAATCAACACCACAGAACCACAACTACTCATCCGCAACCACACCACATACGCCCCACGACTAACCCCGGTACAAAGCACCGAAAGACCCAACACATCAACCGCGTTAGATCCAGCCGGCACGGTCTTGATCACCGGGGGGACCGGGATGGTCGGTACGGTGTTAGCCCGTCATCTCATCACCACGTACGGGGTGGGTCATGTGGTGTTGGTCAGCCGCTCTGGAGATAGTGCACCGGGGTCAACCGCGTTGGTGGCATCACTGCACCAGGCCGGAGCCACCCGGGTCGAGGTATTGGCCTGTGACGTGGCCGACCCCGACGCGCTAACTCAGTTGATGACTCAGCTAGACCAGCACTGGCCACCACTGACCGGAGTGATCCATGCCGCGGCACTTCTCGATGACGCAGTGATCACCTCACTGACCCCCCCAACGCCTCAACACAGTGTTAGCCGCCAAAGTCGACGCCGCATGGAATCTGCATCAAGCAACCCGTAA
- a CDS encoding DUF2189 domain-containing protein, with translation MSHPPQYSDTPVNPHGGSQYPPGRGAPPSRDHSRLTAEFKLREAFGWAWKTFIKNAVALLIPNLVYLVLIGAAGTVLVLGQGLGTKTTGSANAFDFTANLSGQQTAIMLIGNLLFLSVFAFAQSAFLSGCLDLADGRAVSIGSFFKPRNFGMVFLAALLIGVLNMIGWAMFVIPGVFIGIFTQFTISFVIDRSQSAIKGLASSFSTVAANFVSALLVWLAIPTLLVVGLFACGVGLLVADSVASLVLIYAYRKLSGGQVVRPDQPGYSTGSNGT, from the coding sequence ATGAGTCACCCTCCACAGTATTCGGACACCCCCGTCAACCCGCATGGCGGCAGCCAGTACCCGCCGGGCCGCGGCGCACCGCCGTCCCGGGACCATAGTCGGCTCACGGCTGAGTTCAAGCTGCGCGAGGCATTCGGCTGGGCCTGGAAAACGTTCATCAAAAACGCAGTCGCGCTGCTCATTCCCAACCTCGTCTATTTGGTGCTGATTGGCGCCGCCGGCACTGTGCTCGTACTCGGCCAAGGCCTGGGCACAAAAACGACAGGGTCTGCTAATGCATTCGACTTCACGGCGAATCTCAGTGGTCAACAAACGGCCATCATGCTCATCGGCAATCTCCTCTTCTTGTCCGTGTTTGCATTTGCCCAGTCCGCGTTCCTGTCGGGATGCCTAGATTTGGCGGACGGGCGCGCGGTAAGCATTGGTTCCTTCTTCAAACCGCGGAACTTCGGCATGGTGTTTCTTGCCGCGCTGCTCATCGGTGTTCTGAACATGATCGGCTGGGCTATGTTCGTCATCCCAGGCGTATTCATTGGGATCTTCACCCAGTTCACCATCTCGTTCGTCATCGACAGATCGCAGTCGGCCATCAAAGGATTGGCGTCGAGCTTCTCGACGGTTGCGGCGAATTTCGTTAGCGCGCTGCTGGTGTGGCTCGCGATTCCGACCCTGCTCGTCGTCGGATTGTTCGCCTGCGGCGTCGGCCTTTTGGTGGCGGACTCCGTCGCATCGTTGGTATTGATCTATGCCTATCGGAAGCTTTCCGGTGGCCAGGTCGTACGGCCGGACCAGCCAGGCTACTCGACCGGGTCAAATGGCACGTAG
- a CDS encoding KR domain-containing protein, which yields MLAAKVDAAWNLHQATRNSALSLFVLCSSMAGILGTPRTSQLRSSQHLSRRTSHPHAEQPDSPHYHWHGDYGNKPAP from the coding sequence GTGTTAGCCGCCAAAGTCGACGCCGCATGGAATCTGCATCAAGCAACCCGTAATTCAGCACTATCACTGTTTGTGCTGTGTTCCTCAATGGCCGGAATACTCGGCACACCCAGGACAAGCCAACTACGCAGCAGCCAACACCTTTCTCGACGCACTAGCCACCCTCACGCCGAGCAACCGGACTCCCCGCACTATCACTGGCATGGGGACTATGGGAACAAACCAGCACCATGA
- a CDS encoding polyketide synthase dehydratase domain-containing protein has product MYSRTEQPQTPWTLHAQATVGPQRPTTTTHTDLSVWPPTNARPININDAYPQLAQHGYHYGPAFQGLSALWQRDQEIFAEITIPDNTDIDTHGYGIHPALLDAVLHTAALTTTTTTHPPPPPPPTPTPTPPPTPTPTPTPTPVSAPSFYRSPGPE; this is encoded by the coding sequence GTGTATTCGCGCACCGAACAACCCCAAACCCCATGGACCCTGCACGCCCAAGCCACCGTAGGACCCCAAAGACCCACCACAACAACCCATACCGACCTATCGGTATGGCCCCCCACCAACGCACGACCCATCAACATCAACGACGCCTACCCACAACTAGCCCAACACGGCTACCACTACGGGCCAGCGTTTCAAGGACTCAGCGCACTCTGGCAACGCGACCAAGAAATATTCGCCGAAATCACCATCCCCGACAACACCGACATCGACACCCACGGATACGGGATCCACCCCGCACTCCTCGACGCCGTACTACACACCGCAGCACTCACCACCACCACCACCACCCACCCACCACCACCACCACCACCGACACCGACACCGACACCACCACCGACGCCGACGCCGACGCCGACGCCGACGCCGGTATCAGCCCCATCCTTTTACCGTTCTCCTGGACCGGAGTAA
- a CDS encoding ketoacyl-synthetase C-terminal extension domain-containing protein, whose amino-acid sequence MSSFGISGTNAHIILEEPTTTTQTPPTTEQPTPNKSALLPWVLSAKSAAALTHQAQRLVNF is encoded by the coding sequence GTGTCCTCATTTGGAATCAGCGGCACCAACGCACACATCATCCTCGAAGAACCCACCACCACCACCCAAACCCCACCCACAACAGAACAACCCACACCCAACAAGTCAGCGCTACTGCCATGGGTACTATCCGCCAAATCAGCGGCAGCACTAACCCACCAAGCCCAACGACTCGTAAACTTTTGA
- a CDS encoding polyketide synthase dehydratase domain-containing protein: protein MPTYAFQRRRYWLQPNTTTTSDPTGLGLRAAQHPLLGAVIHHPETGEVILTGRLSHTTHPWLTDHAVAGVVLFPGTGFLDLVIRAADEVGATVIEELILTTPLVLPPTPQHRSKYSSTPPTKPANTR from the coding sequence TTGCCCACCTACGCCTTCCAACGACGCCGCTACTGGCTACAACCCAACACAACAACCACGTCTGACCCGACCGGACTGGGCCTGCGAGCAGCCCAACACCCCCTCTTAGGCGCGGTAATCCACCACCCCGAAACCGGCGAAGTCATCCTGACCGGGCGACTATCCCACACAACCCACCCCTGGCTCACCGATCACGCCGTAGCAGGAGTGGTGCTCTTCCCCGGCACCGGATTCCTCGACCTGGTCATCCGCGCCGCCGACGAAGTCGGCGCCACCGTCATCGAGGAATTAATACTCACCACACCGTTAGTACTTCCCCCGACACCGCAACACAGATCCAAGTACTCATCAACACCGCCGACGAAACCAGCCAACACACGGTAA
- a CDS encoding acyl carrier protein codes for MLGHPDPQNITPQQAFQDLGFDSLTAVELRNRLKTTTGLTLSPTLIFDYPTPTAVADHLDQQLTGLTEPITTPTRTQPSIDEPIAIVGMGCRFPGGVHSPTGLWDMLANSRDVISQFPTDRAGTSNTSMTPTPTRWGKTYTRYGGFIHDAGDFDAGFSGSHPQKH; via the coding sequence GTGTTAGGCCACCCCGACCCCCAAAACATCACACCCCAACAAGCATTCCAAGACCTAGGATTTGACTCCCTAACCGCAGTCGAACTACGCAACCGCCTCAAAACCACTACCGGACTAACCCTTTCACCCACCCTAATCTTCGACTACCCCACCCCAACCGCGGTAGCCGACCACCTCGACCAACAACTAACGGGGCTAACCGAACCGATCACCACGCCAACACGAACACAGCCCAGCATCGACGAGCCAATAGCGATCGTCGGCATGGGATGCCGATTCCCCGGTGGAGTCCACTCACCCACGGGCCTATGGGACATGCTGGCCAACAGCCGCGATGTAATCTCACAGTTCCCCACCGACCGGGCTGGGACCTCGAACACCTCTATGACCCCGACCCCGACCAGGTGGGGCAAAACCTACACCCGCTACGGCGGATTCATACATGACGCCGGCGATTTCGACGCCGGGTTCTCGGGATCACACCCGCAGAAGCATTAG